In Bacteroidia bacterium, a genomic segment contains:
- the trkA gene encoding Trk system potassium transporter TrkA: MKIIIAGAGEVGFHLARKLSHEDHDIILIDKVEERLSHAESHIDVGVLKGNSVSIRLLEQAGVNGADLVIAATSSEETNITTAIIAKHLGAKRTIVRISNPEFQTDKEKLDLRKLGIDSMVFPENLAAQEIHRLIEFSALTDSFEFGEGKLSLVGVVLEEDAPLIGMNLIESVKIDTDVKFTVVAILRGRKTLIPRGDTVFQKNDHVYFITHPENTHKLMDLAGKEKVDIRKIMILGGSLIGREFARYVQHNYKVRMIEIDKNKCYRLAEELDHAMIIHGDGSNVQFLEEEGIEEMDAFVAVTGNSETNIISCLVAKNHGVKRAIALVENIDYISLSQTIGIDTLINKKMITVNNIFRYVREGQVTALTSLHGVDSEVLEFIVHKDCEIADIPIKKLQFPRDAIIAGVVRGEDSFIADGNTFIQSGDRVVVFTLPSAVHKVEKFFK, translated from the coding sequence ATGAAAATTATTATCGCAGGAGCTGGAGAAGTCGGCTTTCACCTTGCCCGAAAGTTGTCTCATGAGGACCATGATATTATCCTGATAGATAAAGTGGAAGAGCGGCTCTCGCATGCTGAGTCACATATAGATGTCGGGGTTTTGAAAGGAAATTCGGTTTCCATACGATTGCTGGAGCAGGCGGGGGTAAATGGGGCAGATCTTGTGATTGCCGCTACTTCTTCGGAGGAGACCAATATTACTACTGCAATTATTGCCAAACATCTTGGCGCCAAAAGGACCATTGTGCGAATCAGCAACCCTGAGTTTCAGACAGATAAGGAAAAATTGGATCTGCGGAAACTGGGTATCGATTCGATGGTATTTCCCGAAAACCTCGCTGCGCAGGAAATCCATCGCCTGATTGAGTTTTCCGCACTTACCGATTCTTTCGAATTTGGAGAGGGGAAGTTGTCGCTCGTAGGGGTGGTTTTAGAGGAAGATGCACCACTTATTGGGATGAATCTGATCGAATCAGTTAAGATAGATACGGATGTGAAGTTTACTGTGGTTGCAATTTTGCGTGGCCGCAAAACGCTGATCCCGCGGGGAGATACGGTATTTCAGAAAAACGATCACGTTTATTTTATTACTCATCCTGAAAATACCCATAAGCTGATGGACCTCGCCGGAAAAGAAAAGGTAGATATCCGGAAAATCATGATTTTGGGTGGCAGTCTCATTGGCCGGGAGTTTGCCCGCTATGTGCAGCACAATTATAAAGTGCGGATGATTGAGATTGACAAAAATAAATGCTATCGCCTGGCAGAAGAACTTGACCATGCGATGATCATTCACGGTGACGGCAGCAATGTGCAGTTTCTGGAAGAGGAGGGAATTGAGGAAATGGACGCTTTTGTCGCGGTAACTGGCAATTCTGAGACCAATATTATCTCCTGTCTCGTCGCCAAAAACCATGGTGTGAAACGCGCTATCGCCCTCGTGGAAAATATCGATTATATCAGCCTTTCGCAGACCATTGGAATTGATACCCTGATTAATAAAAAAATGATCACGGTAAACAATATTTTCCGCTACGTAAGAGAAGGTCAGGTAACCGCGCTTACCAGCCTGCATGGCGTTGACTCCGAAGTGCTGGAGTTTATCGTCCATAAAGACTGTGAAATTGCTGATATTCCCATTAAAAAGCTTCAGTTTCCCCGCGATGCGATTATCGCCGGTGTAGTCAGGGGAGAAGATAGCTTTATTGCCGACGGAAATACCTTTATCCAAAGCGGAGATCGGGTGGTGGTATTCACCCTTCCTTCTGCGGTTCACAAAGTTGAGAAGTTTTTTAAATAA
- a CDS encoding N-acetylmuramoyl-L-alanine amidase — protein MRINSLSELESKFRTPETNKGFKLDSFSIAVPGESNLMLNATLATRKDGYRDFYESEKCDKDKVVIHYTVGHVLSDVTTLSPRPATGRTRLSVAYVIARDGTIYQLFPSHYWSYHLGSEALGGNSIGSKSSIGIELSNFGPLTLSPDKKTLETAYSRVKGNPVDTYCALTDADQYIKLDKPYRGYQYFAAHTDKQYDSLIILVRYLTSLYNIPREFIEESKRYEATLENAQFKGITTHVNFRTTGKTDIGPAFDWKRLIDGVKTAQYLPLGSVKFGTMAAAAMGGAAAASGLASAGVFGSSAVSGPPPSKFPVYQNEDEMEKALIPPLARSKGIFFDEDFGPAPEEEMEVEERNWVE, from the coding sequence ATGCGTATTAATTCCCTTTCAGAATTAGAATCCAAATTCCGGACACCAGAGACCAACAAAGGCTTCAAACTCGACTCTTTTTCCATCGCTGTGCCTGGCGAGTCAAACCTTATGTTGAATGCGACACTGGCAACCCGGAAAGATGGTTATCGCGATTTTTACGAAAGCGAAAAGTGCGATAAAGACAAGGTGGTCATCCACTACACGGTCGGGCATGTTTTAAGCGATGTCACCACCCTTTCCCCAAGGCCGGCTACCGGGAGAACGCGTCTGAGTGTCGCCTATGTGATTGCCCGGGACGGTACGATTTATCAACTTTTCCCCTCTCACTACTGGTCCTATCACCTCGGCTCTGAAGCTTTGGGCGGAAACAGTATCGGAAGCAAAAGCTCTATCGGGATCGAATTATCCAACTTCGGCCCGCTGACATTAAGCCCCGATAAAAAAACCCTGGAGACGGCCTATTCCCGGGTAAAAGGAAACCCGGTAGATACCTATTGTGCGCTGACTGATGCAGACCAGTATATTAAGCTGGATAAGCCGTACCGTGGGTATCAATATTTTGCGGCCCATACCGACAAGCAATATGACAGTTTGATTATATTGGTTCGATACCTCACCAGTTTATACAACATCCCTCGCGAGTTTATCGAAGAAAGTAAGCGTTATGAAGCAACGCTGGAGAACGCGCAATTTAAAGGCATTACTACCCACGTCAACTTCCGCACCACGGGAAAAACAGATATAGGCCCTGCATTTGACTGGAAAAGGCTGATAGATGGAGTAAAAACCGCACAATATTTACCATTGGGAAGTGTCAAATTTGGCACAATGGCAGCAGCCGCTATGGGTGGTGCCGCAGCAGCTTCAGGCCTCGCAAGCGCAGGTGTTTTTGGTTCTTCTGCTGTTTCTGGTCCCCCCCCTTCCAAATTTCCCGTGTACCAAAACGAGGACGAAATGGAAAAAGCGCTGATCCCCCCCCTGGCAAGATCAAAAGGTATCTTTTTTGACGAAGATTTTGGTCCGGCGCCAGAGGAAGAAATGGAAGTGGAAGAGAGAAACTGGGTGGAATAA
- a CDS encoding DUF6263 family protein, translated as MQKKSVVTIVFFLLLSSAFSLFAQSVSPSKIKLRLNLEKNDHFTISYFAHQDISQVLMETEQNINQTIGMYYTYDVLEADAKSYEIKVTYSRVIFNQDGVTGSTRFDSDSIVETVPPAAKGFAALAGQSFFMTITPMGEVTEVKGIDQMLDNMLVSFEGLDTETRQSLSTSLKNQYGDENTRATMQNLMAIYPRKKVGIGDEWTRVTTINQGFPITMETSYKVKALDQNQATLEVFSKMASNPDVPMEMMGMRLAYQLAGSQQGEILLNPRNGWTIRTSINQDLSGEVNLTSDLLPEGQRWPITMVSEYEIITE; from the coding sequence ATGCAAAAAAAATCTGTTGTAACCATTGTTTTCTTTTTGCTCCTATCTTCTGCTTTTTCTCTTTTTGCACAAAGTGTTTCCCCATCAAAGATCAAGTTAAGGCTCAACCTGGAAAAAAACGACCATTTTACGATAAGCTATTTTGCCCATCAGGATATCAGTCAGGTGTTGATGGAAACAGAACAAAATATCAATCAGACCATTGGCATGTACTATACCTACGATGTACTGGAAGCCGATGCCAAGTCCTATGAAATCAAGGTTACCTATTCGCGGGTTATCTTTAACCAGGACGGCGTCACGGGCAGCACTCGTTTTGATTCAGACAGTATCGTCGAGACTGTGCCTCCGGCAGCCAAAGGTTTTGCCGCTTTGGCCGGACAATCTTTTTTCATGACGATAACACCTATGGGAGAGGTGACGGAGGTCAAAGGGATTGATCAGATGCTGGATAATATGCTCGTTTCTTTTGAGGGGCTGGATACCGAAACCCGCCAATCACTTTCCACCTCATTAAAAAATCAGTACGGAGACGAAAACACCCGTGCCACAATGCAAAATCTCATGGCTATTTATCCCCGGAAAAAGGTAGGCATTGGGGATGAATGGACCCGCGTAACGACCATTAATCAGGGATTCCCGATCACCATGGAAACCAGTTATAAAGTAAAAGCCCTTGATCAAAACCAGGCAACGCTCGAAGTGTTTTCCAAAATGGCTTCCAACCCGGATGTTCCGATGGAGATGATGGGTATGCGGCTTGCCTACCAACTGGCAGGTTCACAGCAAGGGGAAATACTCCTCAACCCCCGCAACGGATGGACAATCAGGACGTCGATCAACCAGGATTTAAGTGGAGAAGTGAATCTCACCAGTGATCTATTGCCAGAAGGGCAGCGCTGGCCTATTACCATGGTTTCAGAGTATGAGATCATAACAGAATAA